In Lytechinus variegatus isolate NC3 chromosome 13, Lvar_3.0, whole genome shotgun sequence, the DNA window atgaaaatattgaggtgggtaaacatatcgttttgccccccccccataattccggATGTGCAAAAATTAAACAAGATTGTTGTGTTACACAGATATCGGCAAACGAAATTGAGATACACAAcctgttctttatttaaaatcgtgctcaaaatgtccgcttttcagattggaatatcacaaCTTTCAGTTCGCGCATCATTTCTTTAGCagaaacccatacttttcatgaatgAATAGTTGACTTGAATGTCCCTTTCTCAATTCTAaaccttaaacatgttaaaaagaTCTCCAGCTTCAATATGCAGTAtttttttgttggatataatcttgttctttatcaaaaagatccattcaactgtatttttttagatcaaattatcaaaattttcagctcgcgctcgcatctgttcttacattatatcaagttttcaggccagaatataaataaatctcAGCTCTTTCTCGGCACttgcattatctgtgtagtgagattacatcctcctcatgagttactacaaataGTCCTAAACCGATACATTTTCCCCGTTTctaggggtggtattctgagatccattttatctaagataaattaaaatattttatctccgttaaaatacCCTTGAAATTTCttcgaattggtattctgagaacaattttatcttcattttatctctgtaagacacacttATTTCGAATCAAtgtccaattagaaacgcgcttttatagctttCTCGTGTCACTTAACCAAttgaaatccattccgccatgaggtgtggcaaaggagtGAGATTGCGCCAATCCATTGACTTCAAATGTTGACTTCAATGTTGTCATGATTAAGTACgctgttttattcatgagtccactgctTGATGAGTGGACACAGAGTtgatcatgaataaaatatcttGGACAAACCACGGCAACGGGAGATTCCTGTTAATGGAAAGGCTACATAATATGTCTTACTAATCAGATAACGCaatcgcgaagcgcgaactgatttttttttattcagaattaaAAACGGgaaattaaaagcaaatttgtgTAATATGTAATTTCGTCATtaaaggaaatatggaaaactAGTTTTGAAACTATCACCAGTTATAAGCATTGGAAAAACACAGACAGGTTTTCTTATACTTGTGGAAAATTGTATCCATGTTTATTATCGATAACTAAGGCAACACAAAAATATCCACCTTCGGACAATGATCGTCATTACACAGTGTTCATACAGTACAATGATTGCAATAATGAAACCACATTGGATGTATCAGTTCGTCCGCTCCATCTCAataggttcgttaatccgaaaacgaaataaggttcgttgttccaaaggtccGTTAGTccggaaacgaaataaggttcgtaaatcatttagttttcggacgaacgaaccttcggattacgaacctcatttcgttttcggactaatgacccttcggaattacgaacctcatttcgttttcggacttacgattcttcggaaatacgaaccttcgaaataacgaacctttggaatatccgaaccttcggaataacgaagcttcggaattacgaatgtatgcggatatTTGGTATTAAATTCATATTCAATCAagatatttgtaatttttggttGAGCTCAGATAATCATAAGATGATCAGCTGTCCCGGCTCGGCAATTTTCGACTAATACCTCTCAGCtattaatttgatttcatgGGCATTTCCAAAAGATTATCTGTGTTGTAGATGTGTTGCTTTTATATCCCGCACCCACCATTATCCGTCCTTTCTTTTCAAATGTGATGAACTCTCTCATAAATATCTTGTAATAATCAGTGCTCCCTTCAGTATTTTATACCCAGTATCCCCGTCTTACTGCTGTAACAATATATTTGTTCTTAAGTATCACATCTCCGTCATCCCACTTCTGTAAACCTTTTGACTACCGAATTATATAATTGACCAAAGATTTTTACTGGGGCCACTCGGTTCCAATAGCCAGTTGGTTAATGTCGTTCTAATTCAGGGTTGACTTTGGAGACAAAGCAAAACTTATGCTTCTCCAAGAAGTTTTCGTGAAAAACGTTGATTCTTTTCCTCCACTAAATAGAAAGTGGGAAGCCAATTCatataatgattttcattttaaaggacGGCAGCCTCTTCATCTTGCAAACGTCTTGAGACTGATCTGCATTCCCGGTATGTGACCTAAGGTTTACCCTTGCATGTAACCCTGGTTGTAACCTTGTCCACCCATTCCTTGATTGCCCATCATGCCCCCCACCTGCCCCGCCACGCATCCCTCCCTGAGTACCACCATAGCCTCCTTGGCCTGGTGCATTCAGGTTGTTCAAGACATTCTCCCTGACACCATTGGCGGCATcattttcctcttcctcttcttcctcctgcATCGCACTGAGGACCTGTTCCCTGACCTCAGGGTCACCGATATTCGCTAAAAGGTTCGAATGATGCCTGAGATGGCGTAGCAAAAGTCCAAGATCGTACGGGTCGTTGATGTCAACTGGTAGGTCAATCTTCGTGGCACCGAGCACCGCCTTAATGTCCTGCATAACTGcagtgaaaaaatgaaaagctcACATTTGTACAGGGGAAacaattattaatcatataGTGTGGTATACTTTCGGCAtgaattttaacaataaatCGACAGTGACAGAATTCATCTTCATCAAAAAAGTCACCGACAATGTACTATTTGAAAAAACCCACATGCTTGGTGAATATGCTATGTCTTTGAAAACTAAAAGGTGCAGTTATGAGAATAAGTGCACGTACATTGAAACTCTGCTAATTCATGTAAGCCATtggtgaaaaaacaaacaatatcggTGAGACCTTTGCATTCGGGGTTCGATAGCCGGTAAGGCTCTTGACCAAGgcattaaaaaattatcaacagTACGGCtagtgctcttttatcctgcatcaAATAGATACAAATGCTTTATTCATTACTTGATACAAACTTGTGTAcgtgtttttattattatttttacagtgCACCAACAAGTAGCCAGAATCCCATCATCTACCCTGCTTGACATTTCCCTGGTGGGTGCTTCAtagagctgttcgtaagttaagagcgacttcaagaacaactggtgatcccttcttgcggtAAGTTGTGTATTGAGtcggcgatggtttagcgcgtatgaaaggatcaccagtcgttcttcaagtcgctcttaacttacgaacagcttttttttctttatatgaaATTGCACCCTGATTAAGCTGCCGAAAAGACACATAAGTACCTTGGTCAAGGTACCTTATGTGAGTTTTTCGTTTCATTTCGTtacaattattataaaaatattacattgtGCAAAATGAGTATCATGAATCTGAATAATTAAGTGTTTAACGTGTTTCGAGAGTAGGCAAATGTTGTTCTCGCTCTATATATTTGGTGgaaagaaaaaattgttttcaacaAACGTAGAACATACCTTTTGCACTGATTGTTGTTTCACCTCCTAAGCTACTGTAATCAGAATCAACTGACATTTCATCTTCAACTGATTCACCAATACCATTAGCTCCTCCCACGGGTCCGCCCatgcctcctcctcctcctcctactggACCACCCATGGCTCCTGCACCCACTGCTCCACCCATGCCACCTCCACCTACTGGTCCACCCATTCCTTGAGGAGCGTAATTTTGTTGCGGTGGTTGTCCAGGGTAGTTACCACCGCCCATTGGTTGATTCATCGGTTGTGGGTAGTTCATGTTGCCGTAACGCTTTTTACGAGCGCTTCGTCCAGAATCGTCCGAGACTTCCTCGTTGGTACCTGTTGAACGTCGAGTCCGACGATGTCCAGAGATGAAGTTGAAGAAATCGGTAGCGGGGTGTTTTTCGACATCATCGATGCTGACAAGGTGATGCGTGTCTTTAGGAGCAAGATCTTTGAGCTTGTGTCCAGCTGGTTTGTCGCCTTTCCGAGGACTTGCCCTTTTAGTGACATCATCACTGTCCTGTTCAGCATCTCTCCTTTTACGTCTGTCGTCGTCTTGGATGCGAAAACGGcctgaatttaattttaaaaatatgcaaacaCATATTGTTGCACATGTACAAAGAAGTTCAattagtaggcccctccacttttttcttttcattgtacGTTTCAGTCCTGCatgtgttatgcatttttttcattgtaaacatgatttatcacgaaatgtactttgatgattgtggaatatgaatttatcaataaataaataaataaaaaataaaagtaatacgACTGATGGTCAATATGCAACTGACCCGAGTCTTTCGCTTTTTTGCAAagatacttgaaaaaaaaaacgattaagGCAAAAGGATAAGTgtgaatatattatattattttcagaatatcatgtACAAATCGATGATCACAAACTTttttggtaataataatgatgataataatgcttgctcgcttcggaagctcgcaactttttatcaattttacccgatacgccatatcgagccccttCAAATTTTGGGCTCATTTCGCCACCGACTCTAGATTATAGTTTGAGATGGTTTATCTATTTTTCATTCTCCAAGACTGTTATTTGTATGAGCTTGAACGTTGGGCAGCGTGGGGGTAATACTAGGGCACTTTTTGTTCCGCGATGTATGGATGATTCCAATAACAAAGACCACTGGGAGGCCTTTGTCAGCAGTTCCGGAGCCGTCGAAAGATTGCAAacatgtcgtttgtccagagtcctgACGAAACTACTGTTTCGATTTACAAATTTTCGTCAAAAACTTCTTGGTTGTTCAGCGTCGCGTAGGGCATTTAAACAACACATTTTCTCCGCTCTTAAATACTCCTTACGTCGTTGTGCAAAGAATTATCCTATTGTAAACTTACGGCAATCGATAAGGAAAGGGCGGGCGGTCATTGTATCACGTGACCAACCCTGCTGGCGGCAGTTACGGATCTCGAGTTCATCCTGGTTGACGAGTGTTATCCCTTTATCATCCATGGCGTCTACAAGGTCACAAGAACAGTCTAAGCTCATTCCGTCTTCTGAAATTCTGTGAGGGGTGTATTTTGAAACATGTGAAGTGTATAAAGAAGAAGATAATGAATGCAACATCAATAATCATAAGTAGAATATATTGACTGGGAACATTTAGAATGGATATGATAACATTGCAGAAAACCGATCGTCATTCGAGAATTCATCgaaataaagcatttttatgAAATTCCTAAATTCTCTGAGGGATCACTACTATTGGACAGTAAACAACATCcgccaggaaaaaaaatatggaaaagagggtgtttttccttttccaggaaccttttttttcaggaCGATTATCTCGTGAGCTTCAAGATGATGATCGAAGATGTTCAAATAGCCCAAATTCACCTCCACCCTCCCCTTccggaaaaaaaagaattctaaAACTCTGTTTTCCAGCAACTCGTAAAACGTGGGATTTGTGTGAAcgtgaaatgaacaaaaatcgCCACTCATTGGGCCGATTTGATCCGCAGGAGTTAAATGTCTTCTTTGCTTTTGATTTGAAAAAGCAATAAAGTATTGGTCAGCCTCTAaccacagaaaaaaaacacaatgaaaCTCTAGCAATTATGATGAATAAAGCTCAATGCTCGATGGAATCAACTATATTTTAATTGCGGCTGCTGAGCccgtatatatgtatatagtaCATGTACGAGGGAGCCAAATTGGTGtctggatggggggggggggtgagcaagACTGGGTCGTGGATGCCCTTTTGAGTGGCATCAACACCACCCTGTgccatttacatttttttcatctgtGATATCCAATAGAACTAAAGATAGAAACATGGTTATTTTTTCGTAAAATTATCGAAAGGTTAAGGTGGTGGCTTCAACACATGCTTCTTTGAACCCTTCTGAGCTTCGAACGGCGGAGCGTGTTTTCCACTGAGTATCTGTAGGACTTCATGTAACCTTTCAGTTATAAACAGACATACTTGTATTTCGTGCCAATAGGTTATTCATTCCTTGTTCCATTTCAccgttttctttttaattgacATATAAAAATTCATTATGTTATTACCATTTAACAAGTAAATTTGATACACTCTTTTGTTTTGAAAACTTACCTAATTTCCCTCAAAGCGCTCATACGTCTTATGTAGGTCACAACTTCTTCGTTTGGCTGGTACAACAACTCTCTGTGGTaataatgtattaaaaaaaaagaaaatgaattgtgtttttttctatattgCTTTGATAATAAGCGTCCTTAAAGTATGATGAATTTATTAATTTTGGGTTGATGTATATAAGTATGTTGCTATTGTGTCAGCTCCAATCAACAGTTAACTAATGTTTTTGAGTGACAGTGATATTTTGTAATTGATTGAACTATCATTAATatctttttcattatcattctaTGTTTCATATGACATGCATCGATTATTTCATAATAGtcatttatcataattatgaattatatttttgttgctatcatcatcattatctttatcatcatcataaatataaCCATCTGAATACATTCTTTTGGACAAAAGGGTgcaaatttaaacttttatg includes these proteins:
- the LOC447798 gene encoding LOW QUALITY PROTEIN: bindin (The sequence of the model RefSeq protein was modified relative to this genomic sequence to represent the inferred CDS: deleted 1 base in 1 codon), with the protein product MARQLSVILVALTLTTALAENFPTRTSAPSDCPQADQGCWCHKNFAQCWRTYDDSRLTEEIGSRITRLELLYQPNEEVVTYIRRMSALREIRISEDGMSLDCSCDLVDAMDDKGITLVNQDELEIRNCRQQGWSRDTMTARPFLIDCRRFRIQDDDRRKRRDAEQDSDDVTKRASPRKGDKPAGHKLKDLAPKDTHHLVSIDDVEKHPATDFFNFISGHRRTRRSTGTNEEVSDDSGRSARKKRYGNMNYPQPMNQPMGGGNYPGQPPQQNYAPQGMGGPVGGGGMGGAVGAGAMGGPVGGGGGGMGGPVGGANGIGESVEDEMSVDSDYSSLGGETTISAKVMQDIKAVLGATKIDLPVDINDPYDLGLLLRHLRHHSNLLANIGDPEVREQVLSAMQEEEEEEENDAANGVRENVLNNLNAPGQGGYGGTQGGMRGGAGGGMMGNQGMGGQGYNQGYMQG